A genomic segment from Roseibium sp. Sym1 encodes:
- a CDS encoding acyl-CoA dehydrogenase family protein, with product MQTSAPDTHADLRDALRALCAQFPPEYHRKFGENETYPEEFVDALTREGWLAAMIPEEYGGSGLGLTEASIIMEEVNRCGGNAGHCHGQMYNMGTLLRHGSDEQKQKYLPGIASGELRLQSMAVTEPTTGTDTTKLKTTAVKKGDRYEINGQKVWISRIQHSDLMILLARTTPLNEVKKKSQGLSIFMVDLKEAIGNGMEVRPIANMPGHETNEVFFDNLEIPAENLMGTEGRGFYHILDGLNAERTLIAAECIGDGYWFVDKARAYAGDRVVFDRPIGQNQGVQFPIARSYVNIEAANLMRFEACRRFDAGLDCGAQANMAKLLASEASWEAANACIQTHGGFGFAREYDVERKFREARLYQVAPISTNLILSYVGEHILGMPRSF from the coding sequence ATGCAGACGTCAGCCCCAGACACTCACGCCGATCTGCGCGACGCCTTGCGCGCACTCTGCGCGCAGTTTCCGCCAGAGTATCATCGCAAGTTCGGCGAAAACGAAACCTACCCCGAGGAATTCGTCGATGCGCTGACCCGCGAGGGCTGGCTTGCCGCGATGATCCCAGAGGAATACGGTGGCTCGGGTCTGGGGTTGACGGAAGCCTCGATCATCATGGAGGAGGTGAACCGCTGCGGCGGAAACGCGGGCCATTGCCACGGGCAGATGTATAACATGGGCACGCTTCTGCGACATGGTTCGGATGAGCAAAAGCAGAAATACCTGCCCGGTATTGCCAGCGGTGAGTTGCGCCTGCAATCCATGGCCGTGACCGAACCGACAACCGGGACCGACACCACCAAACTGAAGACCACCGCGGTCAAGAAGGGTGACCGGTATGAGATCAATGGCCAGAAGGTCTGGATCAGCCGTATCCAGCATTCTGACCTGATGATCCTGCTGGCACGCACCACGCCGCTGAACGAGGTCAAGAAAAAGTCGCAGGGCCTGTCGATCTTTATGGTCGATTTAAAAGAGGCAATCGGCAACGGGATGGAAGTCCGCCCGATCGCCAATATGCCCGGCCACGAAACCAATGAAGTGTTTTTCGACAACCTGGAAATCCCCGCTGAGAACCTGATGGGCACCGAGGGGCGCGGGTTTTACCATATTCTTGACGGGCTGAACGCCGAACGGACCCTGATTGCGGCGGAATGTATCGGTGATGGATACTGGTTCGTTGACAAGGCCCGCGCCTATGCCGGCGACCGCGTGGTCTTTGACCGTCCCATCGGCCAGAACCAGGGCGTGCAATTCCCTATCGCCAGGTCCTATGTGAACATCGAGGCCGCCAATCTGATGCGCTTTGAAGCCTGCAGGCGGTTCGACGCCGGGCTGGATTGCGGAGCGCAGGCGAATATGGCCAAGCTGCTGGCCTCGGAGGCCAGCTGGGAAGCGGCCAATGCCTGCATCCAGACCCATGGCGGCTTTGGTTTCGCGCGGGAATACGATGTGGAGCGAAAGTTCCGCGAGGCCCGGCTGTATCAGGTGGCGCCGATCTCCACCAACCTGATTCTGTCCTATGTCGGCGAGCATATCCTGGGTATGCCGCGATCCTTCTGA
- a CDS encoding hydroxymethylglutaryl-CoA lyase: MSDFPKFVEFREEGPREGFQIEKKIYPVEERIELIDRLSETGLKRIQVGSFVSPKYVPQMADTGELFQRIKRKPGVNYTSLWLNDKGFRKALTAHEVDIDPRLLFYPSEAFAQSNNNCSSAEMREKQRDWVRLYKEEGYTVDAAYVMTAFGCNFEGPIPQEHILDDFRFILQLCEEEDIPVPVLVIADTMGWGNPEAVKRMIGALREMAPEARIGMHIHDTRGLGIANLYAALSMGVDMFESSIAGLGGCPFAGHGHARAAGNVCTEDAVFLCHELGIETGIDLDKLIAAALKAEEIIGVPLMGRVMHTGGLDKYRKAG; the protein is encoded by the coding sequence ATGAGCGACTTTCCCAAATTCGTCGAGTTTCGCGAAGAAGGCCCGCGCGAGGGCTTCCAGATCGAAAAAAAAATCTATCCGGTCGAAGAGCGGATCGAACTGATCGACAGGCTCAGCGAAACCGGTCTGAAACGCATCCAGGTCGGCAGCTTTGTCAGCCCAAAATACGTGCCGCAGATGGCAGATACAGGTGAACTGTTCCAGCGTATCAAACGCAAGCCGGGGGTGAATTACACCTCGCTTTGGCTGAACGACAAAGGGTTTCGCAAGGCTCTGACCGCGCATGAGGTCGATATCGACCCGCGCCTGCTGTTCTATCCCTCCGAGGCATTCGCCCAATCGAACAACAATTGTTCCTCGGCGGAGATGCGGGAAAAACAACGCGACTGGGTCCGTCTTTACAAGGAAGAAGGATATACCGTCGACGCGGCCTATGTGATGACGGCCTTTGGCTGCAACTTCGAAGGCCCCATCCCGCAAGAGCACATCCTGGACGATTTCCGCTTCATTCTTCAGCTGTGCGAAGAAGAGGACATCCCCGTACCGGTCCTTGTGATCGCCGACACCATGGGTTGGGGAAACCCCGAGGCGGTCAAACGCATGATCGGCGCGCTGCGCGAAATGGCGCCCGAGGCGCGCATCGGTATGCACATCCATGACACGCGTGGGTTGGGGATCGCCAACCTTTATGCCGCCCTGTCGATGGGCGTGGACATGTTCGAAAGCTCAATCGCCGGTCTTGGCGGCTGTCCTTTCGCGGGCCACGGCCACGCGCGCGCTGCAGGAAATGTCTGCACCGAGGATGCGGTGTTCCTGTGTCATGAGCTCGGCATCGAAACCGGCATTGATCTGGACAAGCTGATCGCAGCGGCGCTCAAGGCAGAAGAGATCATCGGCGTGCCGCTCATGGGCCGGGTCATGCATACCGGCGGGTTGGACAAATACCGCAAAGCGGGCTGA
- a CDS encoding FAS1-like dehydratase domain-containing protein codes for MSKTDLGTLKPWLGRTDTKDDILTPGLIERFRATLGTHLSDRADAAPLGIHWCLALEAVPSDALAVDGHTKKGAFLPPVPLPSRMWAGGDVTHVAPLTVGETVTRHSVVEDIAAKQGRSGELVFVTVRHEYSCRGRVCISERQDIVYKDVTPPRTAPAHAAPDETEPNTLKSVVTPDPTLLFRYSALTFNAHRIHYDHVYTTRTEAYPGLVVHGPLQATLLLNIAAEALGHTPGRFSFRGAAPVTLPCRLHLHCRDDGSEGAVWCQDQTGLRSFIANYAGK; via the coding sequence ATGAGCAAAACCGATCTTGGCACACTCAAGCCCTGGCTGGGGCGCACCGACACCAAGGACGACATCCTGACCCCGGGGCTGATCGAACGGTTCCGCGCCACTCTTGGCACACATCTTAGCGACCGGGCGGACGCGGCCCCGCTGGGGATTCACTGGTGCCTGGCGCTAGAGGCGGTGCCGTCCGACGCCCTGGCCGTTGACGGGCACACCAAGAAGGGCGCCTTTCTGCCGCCAGTCCCCCTGCCCTCGCGGATGTGGGCAGGAGGTGACGTGACGCATGTCGCCCCGCTCACGGTGGGCGAAACCGTCACCCGGCATTCGGTGGTCGAAGACATCGCCGCGAAACAGGGCCGCAGCGGAGAACTGGTGTTCGTCACCGTGCGGCACGAATATTCCTGCCGCGGCCGGGTCTGCATCTCGGAACGCCAGGACATCGTATACAAGGATGTCACGCCCCCCCGGACCGCGCCGGCACACGCAGCGCCCGACGAAACGGAACCGAACACGCTGAAATCCGTGGTCACTCCGGATCCCACGCTTCTGTTCCGGTATTCCGCGCTGACGTTCAATGCGCATCGTATCCATTATGACCATGTCTACACGACCCGAACCGAGGCTTATCCGGGCCTGGTGGTTCACGGACCGTTGCAGGCGACCCTACTCCTGAATATCGCGGCCGAGGCGCTGGGGCATACGCCGGGGCGGTTTTCGTTCCGCGGGGCCGCGCCGGTCACTCTTCCCTGCAGGTTGCATCTGCATTGCAGGGACGATGGCAGCGAAGGCGCGGTCTGGTGTCAGGACCAGACCGGATTGCGCAGTTTCATCGCGAACTACGCCGGAAAATGA
- a CDS encoding acyl-CoA dehydrogenase family protein — protein MSGPDRIAQFHRELRRKMTLRQRRSLGVSYWLIFCNLDDGISMVIVDRDNGGYESRELRKMGLVDASTCELFFDRAETTSAHVLANAGGGLFQTLKLFESAGVFVGLTSVGIAQAALECAVAYAKKREQHGKPIGGHQMIQGYLADMATQLDAARLLCQRGLQLLDLGVRCDTQTSMAKWYATEMAVEIAGKAVQIHGGNGITREFPVERLFRNAKIMPIPDGTTEIQKLVIGRNLTGFNAF, from the coding sequence GTGTCAGGACCAGACCGGATTGCGCAGTTTCATCGCGAACTACGCCGGAAAATGACTCTACGTCAACGTCGTTCACTCGGCGTTTCATATTGGCTCATATTTTGCAACCTCGACGACGGGATTTCCATGGTCATCGTCGACCGCGACAATGGTGGTTATGAAAGCCGTGAGCTGCGCAAGATGGGGTTGGTCGACGCTTCCACCTGCGAACTGTTCTTCGACCGGGCCGAGACCACCTCGGCACATGTTCTGGCCAATGCCGGGGGCGGGCTGTTCCAGACCCTGAAATTGTTCGAAAGCGCGGGCGTCTTCGTCGGTCTGACCAGCGTCGGCATCGCACAGGCCGCGTTGGAATGCGCGGTCGCCTATGCCAAGAAGCGCGAACAGCACGGCAAGCCGATCGGCGGGCATCAAATGATACAGGGGTATCTGGCCGACATGGCTACTCAACTGGATGCCGCGCGGCTTCTTTGCCAACGCGGGCTGCAACTGCTGGATCTAGGTGTGCGCTGCGATACACAGACATCAATGGCGAAATGGTATGCGACGGAAATGGCCGTCGAGATCGCCGGCAAGGCCGTGCAGATCCATGGCGGCAACGGCATCACCCGGGAATTTCCCGTGGAACGCCTTTTCCGAAACGCAAAGATCATGCCGATCCCCGATGGCACCACCGAGATCCAGAAGCTGGTCATCGGGCGAAACCTGACAGGGTTCAACGCTTTCTAG
- a CDS encoding citryl-CoA lyase, which produces MGKRKEKISSDIAWSTADKITVRGLDLPNEILGHMNLGDLAFLQLTGRKASPEESRVFNAIVITLVEHGITPSALAARMTYMGAPESLQAAVAAGLCGLGTVFVGSMEGASKMLYEALPQDKLGTGVDLDTLAVETVEKFRARKMIVPGLGHPVHKPVDPRTPRLFQIAAENGKSGEYIELIQKIQAVAEEKSGKMLPINATGAIGAICCEFGFPWKIVRGFGVMARAIGLVGHILEESENPISYELWQRAEQEILETSGPGAK; this is translated from the coding sequence ATGGGCAAACGCAAAGAGAAAATCAGCTCCGACATCGCCTGGAGCACCGCCGACAAGATCACCGTGCGCGGGCTTGACCTGCCCAACGAGATCCTGGGCCACATGAACCTTGGCGATCTGGCGTTCCTGCAACTGACGGGCCGCAAGGCCTCGCCCGAGGAAAGCCGGGTGTTCAACGCCATCGTCATCACTCTGGTCGAACATGGTATCACGCCCTCGGCCTTGGCGGCGCGGATGACCTATATGGGCGCGCCGGAATCGCTTCAGGCGGCTGTGGCGGCTGGCTTGTGTGGGCTTGGCACCGTCTTTGTCGGCTCGATGGAGGGTGCCTCGAAGATGCTTTACGAGGCACTGCCGCAGGACAAGTTGGGCACCGGTGTCGATCTGGATACGCTGGCCGTCGAGACGGTGGAAAAATTCCGCGCCCGCAAGATGATCGTGCCGGGGCTCGGACATCCGGTGCACAAGCCGGTCGATCCGCGCACCCCGCGCCTGTTCCAGATCGCTGCCGAGAACGGCAAGTCCGGTGAATACATCGAGTTGATCCAGAAAATTCAGGCCGTTGCCGAAGAAAAATCGGGCAAGATGCTGCCGATCAACGCCACCGGCGCGATCGGCGCGATCTGCTGCGAATTCGGCTTCCCCTGGAAGATCGTGCGCGGCTTTGGCGTGATGGCGAGGGCGATCGGTCTGGTAGGTCACATCCTCGAAGAGAGCGAAAACCCGATTTCCTACGAGCTTTGGCAGCGTGCCGAGCAGGAAATTCTTGAAACGTCGGGTCCGGGAGCGAAGTAA
- a CDS encoding SDR family NAD(P)-dependent oxidoreductase, with amino-acid sequence MTKALDGKVVLVTGAGGGIGRDIALMAAAEGAAVVVNDLGASLKGTGQTETAAQKVVEEIRAAGGDAIADGGNVTDADAARAMIESGVKEFGRIDAVVNNAGILRDGFFHKMTYEDFDAVVKVHLYGAFNTSRAAADYFREQEGGALVHMTSTSGLIGNLAQANYAAAKLGIAAFSKSVALDLKRWNVRSNCIAPFAWSRMISSIKTDTPEQVARVEKIKEMTPAKVAPMACFLMSDRAADVSGQIFAVRKNEIFLFNQPRPIRSVHSGDGWTADEIAERAIPALKSQFTPLEVSADVFSWDPV; translated from the coding sequence ATGACAAAGGCACTTGACGGCAAGGTTGTGCTGGTCACGGGCGCGGGTGGCGGGATTGGCCGCGATATTGCGCTGATGGCGGCTGCAGAAGGCGCTGCCGTGGTGGTCAATGATCTGGGGGCATCGCTGAAGGGCACCGGCCAGACCGAAACTGCGGCGCAGAAAGTCGTCGAAGAGATCAGGGCCGCAGGGGGCGATGCCATTGCCGATGGCGGCAACGTCACCGACGCGGACGCCGCGCGCGCGATGATCGAATCCGGGGTCAAGGAATTCGGTCGCATCGACGCGGTGGTGAACAACGCCGGCATTCTGCGCGACGGATTCTTCCACAAGATGACCTACGAGGATTTCGACGCGGTTGTGAAGGTCCATCTCTACGGTGCGTTCAACACCAGCCGCGCGGCGGCCGACTATTTCCGCGAACAAGAGGGCGGTGCTCTGGTGCACATGACCTCGACCTCGGGGCTGATCGGCAATCTGGCGCAGGCGAATTACGCGGCGGCAAAGCTGGGCATCGCGGCCTTCTCGAAATCGGTCGCGCTCGACCTGAAACGCTGGAACGTGCGGTCAAACTGCATCGCGCCCTTCGCCTGGAGCCGGATGATCTCGTCTATCAAGACAGACACCCCGGAACAGGTGGCACGGGTCGAAAAGATCAAGGAGATGACACCGGCCAAGGTTGCACCGATGGCCTGTTTCCTGATGAGCGACCGCGCGGCTGACGTGTCAGGGCAGATATTTGCGGTTCGCAAGAACGAGATCTTCCTGTTCAACCAGCCGCGCCCGATAAGGTCGGTCCATTCCGGTGATGGTTGGACCGCCGATGAAATCGCCGAGCGCGCTATTCCCGCGCTCAAATCGCAATTCACGCCGCTCGAAGTTTCGGCGGACGTCTTTTCGTGGGATCCGGTCTGA
- a CDS encoding acyl-CoA carboxylase subunit beta, whose amino-acid sequence MTRMKSLLNTGSDDFRENDARYREKVDELHALRLTQRIGGPEKARERHVKKGKILPRERIERLIDPGTPFLEIGELAGLNKYDGVPPGAGIITGIGVIEGRQCMIIANDATVKGGTYFGMTSRKHVRAQKIAWKNRLPVITLVDSGGAFLPDQENIFPDEGQFGSIFHQQIGMSGDGVPQIAVVMGPCTAGGAYIPALCDEVVIVRGQGFMYLGGPELTFAATGEKVDAEELGGAKMHSSVSGVTDHLAEDDAHALAITREIVSHLGEKPLPRKTPETPRPPAYPVEEIYGIVSRDPKVPTDDREIVARLVDDSDFHEFKPLYGDTIMTGWGRIHGHEVGILANTGVLFVEAALKATHFINLCVQRDIPLLFLADVNGFMVGREVEQMGIAKAGAKMITAMSSARVPKFTIITGGSYGAGYLAMLGRPFQPDAMFAWPTGRSAIMGPEQAASVLAQVRAQINEREGKSWTPEEEEAFKAPIRKEYEDFQGAYNFASNLWIDSVIEPCETRDVMALMLDVTSRRPQAETHFGVFRM is encoded by the coding sequence CATCGGCGGCCCCGAAAAGGCGCGCGAACGACATGTAAAAAAGGGCAAGATCCTGCCGCGCGAACGGATCGAGCGCCTGATCGACCCCGGCACGCCCTTCCTCGAGATCGGCGAGCTGGCCGGACTGAACAAATACGATGGCGTGCCTCCCGGGGCGGGGATCATCACCGGCATCGGGGTAATCGAGGGCCGTCAGTGCATGATCATCGCCAACGACGCCACGGTGAAGGGCGGCACCTATTTCGGCATGACCTCCCGCAAGCATGTGCGCGCCCAGAAGATTGCGTGGAAGAACCGCCTTCCGGTCATCACGCTGGTCGATTCTGGCGGCGCCTTCCTTCCCGATCAGGAAAACATATTTCCCGACGAGGGCCAGTTCGGCTCAATCTTCCATCAGCAGATCGGCATGTCGGGCGACGGTGTGCCGCAGATTGCCGTGGTCATGGGCCCCTGTACGGCGGGCGGCGCCTATATCCCCGCGCTCTGCGACGAGGTGGTGATCGTGCGCGGCCAGGGCTTCATGTATCTGGGCGGGCCGGAGTTGACCTTTGCCGCAACCGGCGAGAAGGTGGATGCCGAGGAACTGGGCGGTGCCAAGATGCACTCGTCAGTGTCGGGCGTGACCGACCACCTGGCCGAGGATGACGCCCACGCGCTGGCCATCACGCGCGAGATCGTCAGCCATCTGGGCGAAAAGCCCCTGCCCCGCAAGACGCCCGAGACGCCGCGCCCGCCGGCCTATCCGGTCGAGGAAATCTACGGCATTGTCAGCCGTGACCCTAAAGTGCCGACCGACGACCGCGAGATCGTCGCGCGGCTTGTCGATGATAGCGATTTCCACGAGTTCAAGCCGCTTTATGGCGATACGATCATGACCGGCTGGGGCCGTATCCACGGCCACGAGGTGGGCATTCTGGCCAATACCGGCGTGCTCTTTGTCGAGGCCGCACTGAAGGCAACGCATTTCATCAATCTTTGCGTGCAGCGCGATATTCCGCTGCTGTTCCTGGCCGATGTGAACGGCTTCATGGTGGGCCGCGAGGTCGAACAGATGGGCATCGCCAAGGCCGGCGCCAAGATGATCACGGCCATGTCTTCGGCCCGGGTGCCGAAATTCACCATTATCACCGGCGGCTCCTATGGGGCGGGATACCTGGCCATGCTGGGCCGTCCGTTCCAGCCGGACGCGATGTTCGCCTGGCCCACGGGGCGCTCCGCAATCATGGGGCCGGAACAGGCCGCAAGCGTGCTGGCCCAGGTCCGCGCCCAGATCAACGAGCGCGAAGGCAAAAGCTGGACCCCCGAGGAGGAGGAAGCCTTCAAGGCGCCGATCCGTAAGGAATACGAGGATTTTCAGGGGGCCTATAATTTCGCCTCCAACCTCTGGATCGATAGCGTGATCGAACCTTGCGAGACCCGCGACGTCATGGCGCTGATGCTGGACGTGACCTCGCGCCGGCCACAGGCAGAAACCCATTTCGGCGTGTTCAGGATGTGA
- a CDS encoding acetyl/propionyl/methylcrotonyl-CoA carboxylase subunit alpha has protein sequence MKIKTLLLANRGEIACRIARTARASGITPIGVHSQADANALHVREIGQSVCIGGGPASESYLKIDAVIAAAKSVSADAIHPGYGFLAENPDFARAVEAAGMIFMGPTPKTLERFGDKASAKEAAVAASVPVISGAQGARSDPRQIADEVRQMGLPVLLKAVGGGGGRGQRLVTDETTLVEDIEGALREAKSTFGSEGLLLERFLPEARHVEVQIAGDGKGHVVHLFERDCTLQRRHQKVIEEAPAWGLPRTLLDDIARDAVRLGETLDYRGLGTVEFLVAGDEYFFLEVNPRIQVEHPVTEAITGLDLVALHLRIAEGAGLGLVQDDLTINGHAVEARLYAEDPGMQFAPSTGTLSTLSLPSDLRIDSGVEEGDAVTPYYDPMIAKLIVHAPDRETALARLATALDHVAVEGVETNRAFLTALARNHEFERMQVHTRWIDGWLDELTQATALTRPDLWKAVAAILFVAASRGDTDANPWTNRDAFTGWRLGLGGDAMEAGQSVTLTDSDEASEELRIGPVKPGAEYTVRLGNGEALTLSARELMPGRWRVGEGDTVHLIAARLHAGVIELDTPEGCLVFRPAAPLAFAGGDAAADRAVTSPLTGMIVEIKVSDGQAVTEGDVVAVMESMKLEISIRAAAAGIASNISVSNGDMVDRGQVIAEILPSEE, from the coding sequence ATGAAGATCAAGACGCTTCTCCTCGCCAACCGTGGCGAAATCGCCTGCCGGATCGCGCGCACCGCGCGGGCCAGCGGTATCACCCCTATCGGCGTGCATTCGCAGGCCGACGCCAATGCCCTCCATGTGCGGGAGATCGGGCAATCTGTCTGCATCGGCGGCGGCCCGGCGTCGGAAAGCTATCTGAAGATCGACGCAGTGATCGCGGCGGCCAAGTCCGTCAGCGCGGATGCGATCCATCCCGGTTATGGCTTTCTGGCCGAAAATCCCGATTTTGCTCGTGCGGTCGAAGCCGCCGGCATGATCTTCATGGGGCCGACGCCGAAAACGCTTGAACGTTTCGGCGACAAAGCCAGCGCCAAGGAGGCCGCCGTGGCCGCCAGCGTCCCGGTGATTTCGGGCGCGCAGGGTGCGCGATCCGATCCCCGGCAGATTGCGGATGAAGTGCGCCAGATGGGCCTGCCCGTCCTTCTCAAGGCGGTCGGCGGCGGAGGCGGGCGCGGTCAGCGTCTTGTCACCGACGAAACCACGCTGGTCGAGGACATCGAAGGCGCGCTGCGCGAGGCCAAATCCACCTTTGGCTCCGAAGGGTTGCTGTTGGAGCGTTTCCTGCCCGAGGCGCGCCATGTCGAAGTGCAGATCGCAGGCGACGGCAAGGGCCATGTGGTGCATCTGTTCGAACGCGATTGCACACTTCAGCGCCGTCACCAGAAGGTCATCGAGGAAGCCCCGGCCTGGGGACTGCCGCGCACGCTTCTGGACGACATCGCGCGCGACGCGGTGCGCCTGGGCGAAACGCTGGATTATCGCGGACTGGGCACGGTCGAGTTTCTGGTCGCGGGGGACGAATATTTCTTCCTTGAGGTGAACCCGCGCATTCAGGTGGAACATCCCGTCACCGAAGCGATCACCGGGCTGGACCTTGTCGCGCTTCACCTGCGCATTGCCGAAGGCGCGGGCCTTGGACTGGTACAGGACGATCTGACGATCAACGGACACGCGGTCGAAGCGCGGCTTTACGCCGAAGACCCGGGTATGCAGTTCGCCCCGTCGACGGGTACGCTTTCTACGCTCAGCCTGCCGTCGGACCTGCGCATCGACAGCGGCGTCGAGGAAGGCGATGCCGTCACGCCCTATTACGACCCGATGATCGCCAAGCTGATCGTGCACGCGCCCGACCGGGAAACCGCATTGGCACGTCTGGCCACCGCGCTTGACCATGTCGCCGTCGAAGGTGTCGAGACCAATCGCGCCTTTCTGACGGCGCTGGCGCGAAACCATGAATTCGAACGGATGCAGGTGCATACCCGCTGGATCGACGGCTGGCTGGATGAGCTGACACAGGCAACCGCCCTGACCCGCCCCGATCTGTGGAAAGCGGTCGCCGCCATTCTGTTCGTGGCCGCCTCGCGCGGCGATACGGATGCCAATCCCTGGACCAACCGTGATGCCTTTACCGGCTGGCGGCTTGGCCTGGGCGGCGATGCGATGGAAGCAGGGCAAAGCGTGACGCTCACCGATTCTGACGAGGCATCCGAAGAACTGCGCATCGGCCCTGTCAAACCGGGCGCCGAATACACGGTCCGTCTGGGAAACGGCGAGGCGCTGACACTGTCGGCACGTGAACTGATGCCGGGCCGTTGGCGTGTCGGCGAAGGCGACACCGTCCACCTGATCGCCGCGCGCCTGCACGCCGGCGTGATCGAACTGGACACACCCGAAGGCTGCCTGGTCTTCCGCCCCGCCGCGCCCCTTGCCTTTGCCGGCGGCGATGCCGCGGCGGATCGCGCCGTGACCTCTCCGCTGACCGGCATGATTGTCGAAATCAAGGTTTCCGACGGCCAGGCTGTCACCGAAGGCGATGTGGTTGCGGTCATGGAATCCATGAAACTCGAAATCTCGATCCGGGCGGCCGCGGCCGGAATAGCCAGCAATATATCCGTCTCGAATGGGGACATGGTCGATCGCGGCCAGGTCATCGCCGAGATTCTGCCATCCGAGGAGTGA